The genomic window CTTGTTgatcttcttgttcttgcccttgccccTTTGCTTCGCGTTGATGTCATTGGAGCCGGCACCCTTCTTATCCTCAATCTCTTTCATAACGAGATTAAAGTTGTGCTCATTGAAGTTGCCCTTCTCATCGACCACAATTCGCgcgcccttgccgccagaGGGGTAAAAGTAATTCTGCAGAGGCGTGGGTCGGAAGTCTGTGTACACGACGTGGCAAGCCTGGTGATGAATCTTGGCAATCCACTCGGCAAACTGAAAGGCATTGGGGATGGTGGCGGACAAAAAGACGTATCGAACCTTGTCGGGAAGCATGATTATGGTCTCCTCCCACACAACACCTCGAGTCTTGTCTCGCATATAGTGAATCTCGTCGAAAACAACCCAGGCGACTTCTCGCATAATCTCTGAGCCACGGTATAACATAGATCGCAGAATTTCAGTAGTCATGACCAAGCAGCTCGCCGTGGGGTTGATTGTAACATCACCAGTCATCAGACCGACATCTCCAAAGATTGCCTCGAAATCTCTATATTTTTGATTGCTAAGCGCCTTGATGGGACTGGTGTAGATGACTCGCTGGTTGCGCTTCAAACATTGCGCCACGGCGTATTCAGCAACAACTGTTTTGCCAGCAGAAGTGTGAGCCGACACAAGAATACTTTCATCCCGTTCAATTGACGCCACCGACAAGCTTTGGAAAGGGTCCAGCTTGAAATTCCATGTTCTCGCAGGCTCGTCAGGCGACTTGTGCTCCGACAGGGGAACGTATTCGTAGTCCAGATCGGGTGGCAAAGCAACTTGGTGCTGAATGTTATGCGACAAAACCAAGGACGAATCCTGCGGTATCAGAGTTGCCGCACCAGCGACTTCTCTTGACGTGGCTGTTTGAAACGTATCCGTCATAACAGGCCCGGTACCATCCTCCTTCTTTCGTCTctttttgtcttgttggcTGGGGGTATCTGaatcctcctcctcggacTCCTCCGCCTTGGATACCTCGGTAGCGTCGCCCAtatcaccatcatcgccttcCTTTGGGGTTTCCACAGCCGCAGTGCCATTCATGGCCTCATCCGCCTTACGCTTCTTGCTCTTGTCGCGGGCTCGAGACGTTTGAGGCTCTCTTTCGGAATCGCTAGCGCTCTGGGCTccggcctggccgtcaaaAACATCAAACAACTCATCCATGGCGGGCGGCGGTCTTGTCTCGCATCTATGGACGGTTTGAGTGCAGTAttgggcaatggcagccCTTACAGGTGCCGGTGAAAAGGTGAAGGACGGGACAAAGATTCCAAAATATAATGCAAACAATTACAGCGCTCCAAGGTAATAATTGGCCGCCGAAATACGCAAATGCATTTACGCAACGAAAATGCGAAATCAGAAAAGGCAGAGCGTTCGGCAAATCGGCGATTAAACTTGAAATCTTCCACCGTCTAAACCATGTGGGCTGGGCAGTTTAGCTGgcagaaaagaaaaattcCTGGGTCATGGAAACGCAGGCGGTGAGAGGCACTTTGGGTTTCGATGATGGCATGCAGAGTCCAAGTTTCCACATTTTATGCCGAAGTATAGCCGGCCCCTTCCGAGCGAGAACCTATAGAGATCACATGACCAGTAGCTCACGCCGAACCGTTTGCTTTTGACCTCAGACCACCATCATTGCCTCGGATCTGCCACGACGTCGATTCTCACCAAAGCTCCAATCCATCCCCTTCGCATCGCGATAATCGTCTCCAAGGTTCGCCCTGCCTCTCAATTCGACGCCTCCACACCGCCCACAGCTAATTGACCCTGTTCTCGTCCACAGATGCTctcccgcgccgccgctcGTACGACCACTTCGCTGGTCTCCCGCCGAGGCTTCCATGCCACCCGGGCTCGCATGTCCTCCCCTTACCACTACCCCGAGGGCCCCTACACCAACATTCCCTTCAACCCTCGCAGCAAGTGGTTCGGTGCTGGCTACTGGGCCTTCATGGCCACTGGTTTCCTTGCCCCCTTCGGCATCGCTGGTGCGTCATTTCGCCGACTCGGAAACATGGTTCGTGCGGTCGATGCTAACGAGAAGATACAGTCTACCAGACCTACAAGGAGCAGTAAGCTTGCGATTTGGGGGATAGGATCTCACGGTCGgttattaagaaaataaagagGGCGATTGGGGAACTGTTGTGGCAATCCTACGATAGACGTCAGAACAGTCGATACCACTGTAAACAAAAAATTTCCGTTTGTTCATCCCGGCATGCTCTTCAACTTGAATCTCGGCCCGATACAAGCGATTCCGTGGAACCATGTGTGAAAGAGCGCAGCCACATTTCGGGCCAATTCCTTGGTAAAAACGGTTAAATCTGTTCCTATCTTACAAGTATGATCCAAGGGGTATTTTTACTCTAATCAAGTTTACTACATGTACAGTGCCAAAAGCCCATTATTATCATATACAAGCCAATATTTCTCTCCAGACTCAAATCTTTTTGTCCTATCTCGGCATTGATTTCATATCCTTGTCTTGCAAAATATTTTCCATCATGGCATGAAGGAATTGCTGCCGCTCGCCTTCAATATCCCAACGCGGAGCCAAGGCATCAAAAGTTTCGAGGACTGCTTCATTTGAGGAGCATTTTTTCGTAGCTCTTAAAGCCCAAATGACAAGCCACTGCTCAATGCGAAACGCTTTGCCGTAGCTGTTCTTAGCTTGGTGCAGCGACGTTAAAACACCGTTCAATCGCTGCTCGCTCCAATCTGAGTTCAGAAAGCCACCGTGCAGATAAAATCCTTTAAACAAGACGAGGAAAATGGTAGGGTGCACGGAAATATTCAGGTGCTTCATCTCGTCGAGATACTGCGCCACTTTTGCCAGGTTTCCGACCCGGATGGCGTAATGTTGGATCAGGAGTTTGTACGTGTGCAGGTCAGGCGCAAGTTGGATATTGGTCTGAAGAGACTCCTTGAGCTGAGGATGCTTTTTCCCAACTTTTGAAAACATCATCAAGACTCTGGTGACAACTTTGTTCATCATGTAATCTCTCTGCGGCATGCTTAATGCCAAATTGTGCGATTTCTTCATTTGTTCGTAGGTGTCCTCGGCTGCTGACTCCTCTCCACAGCGCAAAAGCCCGGATATGACGCAATTCAAGACAATGGTGTCAATCATTTCTCCCGAGTCAACCATTTCCTTGTAGGCAGCTCGAATGCCGCCCGAGTCTAGGCGTAGTCCAAAGTAATGAATGAGGCTGACGTGGTGGAAACGGTTAAACTCAATTCCTCGGCTCTCCATTTCTTTGTAAATCATGTCGGCAAGCGTAAAGTTGCCCGCCTTGGCAGCCACATCGAAGAGAACATTAAACGTCACGTCGTTGCCCATGACATTGGCCTCTCTTTCCATTTCTCTCCATAATCGGAGTGCCGATTCCATCTCTTGCGCTGTGGGGCGTGATGCGTACTTGGTTGCAAAAGCAAGGGCAAAGTTCCACTGCGTACGTCGCAGTGTGAGACCAGCATTCTTGACATCTGCGACCAGAGCGAAATACCGCAACATGGACTCCATGTCCCGTTTAGGGGGCGTTCCCATTACTTTCAGAAGCCTGCTTCGCCATTGCCAAGTGAGATAGAGCATGCGAGGCTCTGGCAGCTGAGAGTATAGTTTGTAAATTGTTTCGAGCGTAATTCGGTTCGGGTGACGCAGTCGTTGCCCGATGGCAGCGTATAACTTTGATATGTGCGCTTGCAATTCGTCGCTTATCTTAAATGTCTCCTCCCTGGATGGATATTGCACATCGTGCTTCTTGTCGGAGACTTGTAGATTCGGGCCGTCTGGCTGCGCATATCCCCTGCGATAAGGGTCCCTGTGGAAGTCGAAATGCTCCTGCACACTGCCTTCTCCTCTCTCTCCGACAAAAGACATCAAATGTCGTTTCTCTTGGTCATTTGAAAGCAGCCGCGAGAAGGGTAAACTCTTTGCTGTAGCTGCCAGGGTCTCCGGCGCGGTGCTGTAGCAGCGACAGGCAAGCCGAGGCTGCACAGCAGACGGCCGACGGCTCTCTGGCATAAAGGTAGACAAGATCCATAGGGAACTCTTCATGCAAGACGCTGGTTTTATTCTCGTGCTCTCGGCCGCAATGTCGATGGGTCTGCAAATAGTCCTCCTTGGCGTATGCACATTTCTGAAGCCCGCCGACGGGCGGTTGAGGACCGCTCCACGGACAGAGCCGTCCACTCGACCAGATATTTTCATGGGTCTGTCCTCATGATGACATGCCCAGCAATATATGCATGTGCAAGCAGTCAGTCATGAGTTGATGGTAAGTTTGGCGCAGGATGCAGGGCGATGGAGGAACGGGATCTCGAATTTGAAGTGGGACTCTGGTCTCATTGAATTAATTTTTGGCAACTCCCCAGTCCCACTATAGCTAATGGTCATCTCCGCTGAACCAATCCGCCACAACGTCCTGTGGTATCATTGAGCTGCCGGATGGTTCGTATCGGCCATACAATTTGCCGACCACCCAAAATTTCCACCCGTACATGGATTTGCGACTACGCCATCAACCGCGCAGCCGTGCCATCTCATACAAAATCGTCAATTGATCCCAGAGACCATTGTACGTGCCATTTTCGAGCCGAATACCGATGCTTTGCAATCTCTGACACACCCCGTCTCCGCAGGAcagcatcatgggcggcCGACAAATACGGCCCGCGCGGGTCTTCCAATCCGTCTCCCAAGAGCTGAACCACCAGATGCTCGCGGGCCACACCGTCGCCCAACCACCATGGTACCAGGTCATGAACTCGGTTCCCCCCGCCGAGACGCTCGTCCGCACAGTCACGCCCAGGCATCGCATGCCGAACCCCAaagccaagaagcccaagaagctGTACCGACCCCAAAGTATCAGCTACCCCGAGGACGCTCTCCGAACGAGTTTCTACAAAGACCACCCGTGGGAACTGGCCCGGCCACGAATCGTCCTCGAACTAGACGGAAAAGATTACCAGCATTGCGACTGGAGTAAGGGTTTGCGACAGCCCGGTGTCCCCCTAACAGGCGAATGGTAGGGCAAAATATGCCAAAAAGACACATCAAGTGGTTGGCAGGCTAACTCGTACATAGCGTCGTCCAACGGCAGCTACATCTCATGCATGCCGAAAAGATGAGCAAACGCAAAGCCTACGACACGGCGCGCAAAGAATTCTACAGACTCCGtcaggaggaggagattgaGAAGAGGGTAGCGGTCGAGGAGGCAAAGCACGTGGGGGCGTACTTTGGCAAGTCCCGGCTGGACGTGGGCGTGCAGCTCGAGGACCAGGAGTTTGAAAACTGGAAGATTTGGGCGGGCAAAGAGACGGCGAATAGGGCAGCAAGATCGAATTCGGAAATCGAGACGTTTGGAGTCGAAGACAGTGAGGAGGAGTTGGCTGAGGCTGCGTCTGTATAATTGGCCAAGCCATAAAAGTACGGAAATAAGCGGCACTGTATACCATGTACAACATCTGTCTAATAAGACTAGaactgtctttttttttacctttcCGTCTCAGCATGCCGTGTCTACTTTATGAATTACCCCAACCGAATCTTGTACACATTACTACTGGCGATCCAAGCCAGGCCGAGTCTGCCTGGCCCTCCGTGAATTAAACACCATCTCCCCGGCATTCACAAGGCCATACCGCTCGGCAACCTCCCCGTGCTGCACGTAGAAGGCATCCGCCAAGCCGGTATAATACAACAATCTGCCGGTCAGGCTCAGCGTCGCGATCCTCGCCCAGCTCTCCACGTACACGAAGCGCAAGCGGTCATCCGGCACCACCCAGAAGAGCTTCAGCAAATGCACCGCCAGTGCTACAAAGAAGCCCGTCGCCGGACCATTCGAAAAGACAATCCCTGGGTACTTGAGCTGCCTTCCAACCTCGTTCTTCGGCGGGGACAGCAAGACGGGGAAGATGTCGAGGACGCTTCGCAGGGCAGAAAACGGCGTAGACCAAAGCGGCTGGTGAACCCTGCGAGCCCGGGTCACGACGCGGGTGTCGTAGGTGCCCGGGTTTTCAGACGTCGCCTTCAATTCCGCCTCATAGTCCTCTACGTGATTGAGCGACATTTTGTCCCCGCTGGAAATGAGATAGCGACGGTGCGAGTTGCCAAAGTCGCGGGTGCCGTCGTCCATCATCATGAGCATCTCTTTGGTGTGGCCGCCTGAGCCGAGGACCAAGAGGTAGTACTCATTTTGAGGGAGTCGGGTCTCTGCTTGGAAGGGTGGTGGTTTGGGCCAGGTCCTGGACCGGCGGGCTTGAGACAGCTGGATGTGACGTGTCTGTGGCGATGGGGTTAGTGTCCAACGTTGATGAGGTTTTAGAAAGGCGATTTCGTGCAAGGGCGTGGGCTTACAGTTACGTAGACGGCAAGGCTGATGAGGCCCGCAAGGAGGGAGACAAGCTGTATGGTTGTTACGACCATGATGTGATGGGGAGGTTCATGAGCGGGACTCGGGAGCATGAGGGTCGGGAGAATCCAGATGACGGTTGTCTTGGGTACTGGGGCTTCTGTTTGCTGTCTCACGAGGTATGGCTATCTGGACCACCAGCCAGCATACATGACGCGCCGGCCAACACTACGCACTACCTCATAAGTATTTATAACAAAACAATGGGGAGGTTTTGAATTTGTGGCCAGGTTGTCCAGCAGTCCGTTGGTGCAGCCAGCGCAGCcgggggaagggggggtgGGTTCTGTACAGGGTAGGTGCGTTCCAGTTTGCAAAGTGGCAGGTTGAATGTCAATTGATGTTTTAAAGCAGCCATGGACTGGGCTTGGGCCAATAAATTTGCGAGACAATGCTATTTTTGCGCTTTTTTTATGTTTTGGTTTCGACTTCATCGTTCTCATTTCTCTTGTCATACGGACAAATTAATGTGGCTGGCGATGAACTACTTTTATCTGCCCACCTGCCTGCCTCCCTTAAGCTGCGCAACACCAAACCGCGTCCGTCATGAAACACAATCAACTTAACCTGGGCTTCGTCACCCTCCTCCCATCATAGCCATCACCAATCCCCAGTGCCGCGCCGCCCTCCCAACTGTCCCAAACAAGGCTTCAACGCCCTCCCCTGTCGCGGCCGAACACTCAACATACCCATCAGCCCCGATCCGTCCAGCATGCCAATCCCCCTAACATCATCAGCATTCATTGATTTCATGCGAACGCGCCTCTCACCTCGCGCCGACTAACGCAGCAGCTCGCCCCAAACGCCATCCCCACGCCCTCCACCGCCAATCTATGGTCCTCGAAGGAACACTCCATGCGCAGATCCTTCTTTGTGCCGACGAGATACACGACGGGCTGTGAATCTCTACAGAATCCATTCTTAACAGCCTCTTGCCACTGACTCGGTCAATACGATTCGCATATTTGCAGCAAGGGACAAATACCCAGTGGAGCACCCTGAACATGCCCATCTTCTCCTTGACGTCGAAGCAGAGAAGGACTGCACCCCACGACATGTACGAGAGCCTCGAAACAGTCTCTAGGTCTCCCGTGCCAGAAGTATCCTATAGCTCCATGGTGGCCGGGCAATGGTACCGTTTGTCGAGGATATATGTCTCGTACGGCGTTCGGGAAATCGCCGCCGTCTATACGTATTAGCATTCTCCTTTCCCCATATTAAATCATCTTGGTTCAAACCACATCAACGTACGTCTACAAATCTCCCGAATTTCGCACGACTACTCGAGTTTTCAGTTCAGCCCCCTCCCCAGCAAACTATGAGAGGAAAGAAGGGAAAACGTACTAGAGAAGCGCCGTTTGTCCACACCCTCTGTCGCCAACACACAGAACTCTTAGTCGCAGTGAACCACCCATCGCCAGACCACGTGACGGGCTAGGACTTCTCTGTTTCCGTTTCCTCGAGAAGAGGCCCAGAAAGTTTCGTTTGCCCTTGTCATCGCAACGTGTGGACATCCTCGTGTCGAATCTCTGCAGCGAGTCTTGCTCAAGCACTTCATGTCCTGCCTGGGGTCGATCGGTTGCGGCTTCTTGGACAGTCGACCGTCGAAATGGCGTCATGGACCGGAAGAAGCCGCGATTTGCTGACCTGGGCGGCGGATCTGGCTCTCGGAATGTCTGCGTTTCTTATAAGCCATGGACGGAATAGAAACGCGGCAGACGTGAAACACACCAGTCTGGTTGAGCATCTTGCCTCGAAGCCGTCATTCTCAAAGGGATCTTCTCGTTCAAGACGGCTTGGGACCGAGTGCCGCCAGGAATCGATCCACGCTGCGTCGTCGTTACTCATGTCGATTACCTGATTGGAATTCACCATGCGCCTTGCTTTTACATTACATGAGCCTTGTGGTTGCCGTCAGGATTTGGAGTGAGATTCATCTTTCTATCTGTGCTTATACAAAGGGAAAAAGCCAAAGTGGGGATCATGCAGGATCTCCGCCAAAAGTGAATGGTATTTCACTTTCGATTCAGCTTCACTTCAATGCCGTCCTCAGGACTGCTTTCAGAACAGTCATTCCTCAGCCTAGGGGTCCCAAATTCGCCCTCATCATCCTGTCGTCGTCCAAACTCAATTCCTCCTTTGGAAACCAGTCATTCAACCTTCCGCCGGGTCTCCCAGGCACCATTTCCAATTCCTCGTTCTCCATACCAGCAATCTGTATTCCCACGGCGTAGCCAGAGAGCAACGCAAATGCCGTATCCTGACCGTTGTAACCCGCCGAAATCCATTCTCCGGGCGTAGCCAAgccaccatcatcagaaAAGGgagcctcaacagcagcctgCTCACTGCTCGAGACCCCCCTGTTGGTATAATCCTGAGGAATCCTTCCCACAAAGGGCAAAGAATCACCCGTTATCCCTATAGTACTCGACCGGTTCTGCGGCATTATCTCCGCGTCTTTCCATTCCGGTCCAAACACACTCTCCATATAGGAATAGATCTGATCCACCGTGCTTAGCATATCCCCGTGATCCCTCCCGCTGACCCATTCCCAGTCAATCAGCAACTCGTCGATTTCGTCATTCCCACCAGGCAGTCGGATCACGGTAAAGGGGTGACTTTCGAGATGGAGAGCCCAGATGTGCTTCCCCTCGCGTTTTGGGAATCTAGCGCCTGGTCTTAGCAAAAGCCTGTGCTTCCAACCAGCCGTTAGGCCTATTTCCGGCAAGAGGCGTGGGGCGGAGCTGGCGGTAGCGTGGACGACGTGTCGAGCTCGAATACTTCCCCAGGAGGATGTGACGATGTAGGGGTGAGACGAGCCTGTGGTGAGTGTAATATGTCGGACACAAGTGTTCGTGCTGATGCAAAGGTTGGCATATTGCGTGCGCAAATCCGCCCATATACTCGTGACGAGCTTATGCAGCCGAATCAATCTTGCCGTGTGGGTTCTAGCACCACGCGCCCGTAAAGGTCCATACTGTTGTAAGTCAGTACTTCGAAACAGTCCAAGCAGGCAGGCATGTACCTGTCACTTACATGGGGTACCTCATCCCCTTCCAAAATAGTTGCTCCATACTGCGGATAAAGTTCGTCCAGAGGCCTCTGGGTCCTCTTGCCAAACTCCAAGTCTTCATCGTTATCGTAGAGCTCCTCCATTTCGAACTCCCTCGCGCCAGCATCCAAGTACTTTGACTCCAGCTCCTTCACTGCTTCTGCATTCTTCACCTGGAAATCCAAAACCTTCTCTGGCAACAGCCCGCCGTCAGGGCGGAATACTCGGCACGGTAAAAAACTCATAAGCGCGTCATGTTGAGTCGCCCCCTCGTGGCAGAGGCCCATTGCTTCGAGGACGAAAACGTTAGGAGCCATCCCCCGTGAGGCCATGAGTGGGAggatggacaaggccactCCCACGGCTGTTATGCCGCTGCCAATGATGACAACATCTACACGATGGTCTATATGGGGACGGATGTTGGGGAGGCGGCGACCTGGGTTCGCGCCTTCAGAGACCAAAGTGCTCGCGGAACCAAGAGAACTGACTGAGCTGTTATCGTCGCCTACCAAGGTGTCGTCATCGCGTATGTCGTAGCCGTAGCCTGAGGTGTCAGGCATGGTGTTGTATAGTATGATGGTAATTGCCGTTGTCGCGGGTGGCAAATCACTATGGTGAAGTAAAAGGGTAAGATGGCCATGGAAAAACTGCCACTACTCGGCCAGTTTATATACACACCA from Metarhizium brunneum chromosome 2, complete sequence includes these protein-coding regions:
- the RSM25 gene encoding mitochondrial 37S ribosomal protein mS23, translated to MGGRQIRPARVFQSVSQELNHQMLAGHTVAQPPWYQVMNSVPPAETLVRTVTPRHRMPNPKAKKPKKLYRPQSISYPEDALRTSFYKDHPWELARPRIVLELDGKDYQHCDWSKGLRQPGVPLTGECVVQRQLHLMHAEKMSKRKAYDTARKEFYRLRQEEEIEKRVAVEEAKHVGAYFGKSRLDVGVQLEDQEFENWKIWAGKETANRAARSNSEIETFGVEDSEEELAEAASV
- the ALG14 gene encoding UDP-N-acetylglucosamine transferase subunit ALG14, translated to MVVTTIQLVSLLAGLISLAVYVTTRHIQLSQARRSRTWPKPPPFQAETRLPQNEYYLLVLGSGGHTKEMLMMMDDGTRDFGNSHRRYLISSGDKMSLNHVEDYEAELKATSENPGTYDTRVVTRARRVHQPLWSTPFSALRSVLDIFPVLLSPPKNEVGRQLKYPGIVFSNGPATGFFVALAVHLLKLFWVVPDDRLRFVYVESWARIATLSLTGRLLYYTGLADAFYVQHGEVAERYGLVNAGEMVFNSRRARQTRPGLDRQ